The proteins below are encoded in one region of uncultured Desulfovibrio sp.:
- the rplJ gene encoding 50S ribosomal protein L10, which translates to MDRSQKAAVIEAIKARADQASFAVLTDFKGMTVEELTSLRDSLRKAGGEYYVVKNTLARIAFTGGPHDVVKDKFHDNCGIALGFDDPVAVAKAVSDFAKKSKLFSMRVASLEGKEMTPDQVDALATLPSKEQLLGQLLGTMNAVPTNFVSLFANVIRGMLYALKAIEEQKAKAA; encoded by the coding sequence GTGGATAGGTCTCAGAAAGCAGCCGTTATCGAAGCCATCAAGGCTCGTGCCGATCAGGCTTCCTTTGCGGTGCTGACCGACTTCAAGGGTATGACGGTGGAAGAGCTGACGAGCCTCAGGGACAGCCTGCGCAAGGCTGGCGGCGAATACTACGTCGTCAAAAATACCCTGGCTCGTATTGCGTTCACCGGTGGCCCGCATGATGTTGTCAAGGACAAGTTCCATGACAACTGCGGTATTGCCCTTGGTTTCGATGACCCGGTGGCGGTGGCCAAGGCTGTGAGTGATTTTGCCAAGAAGAGCAAGCTGTTCAGCATGCGCGTGGCAAGCCTGGAAGGCAAGGAAATGACGCCTGACCAGGTGGACGCGCTGGCGACGCTGCCTTCCAAGGAACAGCTGCTTGGTCAGCTGCTCGGCACCATGAACGCCGTACCCACCAATTTTGTTTCTCTGTTTGCCAATGTCATCCGTGGCATGCTCTATGCGCTTAAGGCCATTGAAGAGCAGAAGGCCAAGGCTGCCTAA
- the rplA gene encoding 50S ribosomal protein L1, whose protein sequence is MPKHGKNFRKALEGVNLQERFSIEDAVSKSLGASYAKFDETVDVAIRLGVDPKYSDQMVRGAVTLPHGLGKTVRVAVFCKGEKQAEAKEAGADFVGAEDLVAKVKEGWLDFDAAVATPDVMALVGQIGRQLGPRGLMPNAKTGSVTFDIAKAVNELKAGRVDFKVDKAGVLHAPLGKVSFGPEKILGNLKALLETVNRLKPSGAKGTYMLSMAVSTTMGPGFKVDMAQVKKFLEG, encoded by the coding sequence ATGCCCAAGCATGGTAAAAATTTCCGCAAGGCGCTTGAAGGAGTGAACCTCCAGGAGCGCTTCTCCATCGAAGATGCCGTGAGCAAGTCTCTGGGCGCTTCGTATGCCAAGTTCGACGAAACCGTGGATGTGGCCATCCGCCTTGGCGTCGATCCCAAGTATTCCGACCAAATGGTGCGCGGCGCCGTGACCCTGCCTCATGGCCTGGGCAAGACGGTGCGCGTGGCCGTGTTCTGTAAGGGTGAAAAGCAGGCCGAAGCGAAGGAAGCCGGTGCGGACTTCGTGGGTGCCGAAGACCTGGTGGCCAAGGTCAAGGAAGGCTGGCTCGATTTCGATGCCGCCGTGGCCACTCCGGATGTCATGGCGCTGGTGGGCCAGATCGGCCGTCAGCTTGGTCCCCGCGGCCTCATGCCCAATGCCAAGACCGGCTCCGTGACCTTTGACATTGCCAAGGCCGTGAATGAACTCAAGGCCGGCCGTGTTGACTTCAAGGTTGACAAGGCCGGGGTGCTGCATGCACCTCTCGGCAAGGTCTCCTTTGGTCCTGAAAAGATTCTGGGCAACCTCAAGGCGCTGCTTGAGACCGTCAATCGTCTGAAGCCTTCCGGTGCCAAGGGCACCTACATGCTGTCCATGGCGGTGTCCACCACCATGGGCCCCGGCTTCAAGGTTGACATGGCCCAGGTAAAGAAATTCCTCGAAGGCTAA
- the rplK gene encoding 50S ribosomal protein L11 yields MAKKEVAKIKLQIPAGAANPSPPVGPALGQHGLNIMGFCKEFNARTQDQKGMIIPVVITVYADRSFTFITKTPPAAVLIMKAAKIEKGSGEPNRNKVGSLTMAQVEEIAKVKLPDLNAVTLEAAVKSIMGTARSMGIEVK; encoded by the coding sequence ATGGCCAAGAAAGAAGTTGCCAAAATCAAGCTGCAGATTCCTGCCGGCGCAGCCAACCCTTCTCCGCCGGTCGGTCCTGCTCTTGGTCAGCATGGTCTGAACATCATGGGCTTCTGCAAGGAATTCAATGCCCGTACGCAGGACCAGAAGGGCATGATCATCCCCGTGGTGATCACTGTCTATGCTGACCGCTCCTTCACCTTCATCACCAAGACCCCGCCGGCCGCCGTGCTGATCATGAAGGCCGCCAAGATCGAGAAAGGCTCCGGCGAACCCAACCGCAACAAGGTGGGCAGTCTGACCATGGCCCAGGTTGAGGAAATCGCCAAGGTGAAGCTCCCCGACCTGAACGCCGTGACTCTCGAAGCTGCCGTCAAGTCCATCATGGGCACCGCGCGCAGCATGGGCATTGAGGTGAAGTAA
- the nusG gene encoding transcription termination/antitermination protein NusG: protein MKDAVVIDENSELSKKSRWYIVHTYSGFEQRVQKTINEMIRTGQDEGLIQEVVVPTEKVMELGKGGEKRTTTRKFYPGYVMVKMIMTDLSWHLVQSISKVTGFVGGKNRPTPMRDSEAERILSLMESRQETPRPKFNFDRGDEVRVIDGPFGGFNGVVEDVNYDKGKLRVSVSIFGRQTPVELDFVQVSKG from the coding sequence ATGAAAGACGCTGTTGTCATTGATGAAAATTCCGAGCTGAGCAAAAAGTCTCGCTGGTACATTGTGCACACCTATTCGGGTTTTGAGCAGCGTGTGCAGAAGACCATCAACGAGATGATTCGCACCGGCCAGGATGAGGGACTCATTCAGGAAGTGGTGGTTCCGACCGAAAAGGTCATGGAGCTGGGCAAGGGCGGAGAAAAGCGCACGACCACGCGCAAGTTCTATCCGGGCTATGTGATGGTCAAGATGATCATGACCGACCTTTCCTGGCATCTGGTGCAGTCCATTTCAAAGGTAACCGGATTTGTGGGTGGCAAAAACCGCCCCACTCCCATGCGCGACAGTGAAGCCGAGCGCATTTTGTCGCTGATGGAAAGCCGTCAGGAAACGCCGCGGCCCAAGTTCAACTTTGACCGTGGCGACGAGGTGCGCGTTATCGACGGGCCCTTCGGCGGTTTCAACGGCGTTGTGGAAGATGTGAACTACGACAAAGGCAAGCTGCGCGTCTCTGTCTCCATTTTCGGTCGGCAGACCCCGGTGGAGCTGGACTTCGTGCAGGTTTCCAAGGGCTAG
- the secE gene encoding preprotein translocase subunit SecE has product MAKKAVQTGETKAENTPNPIARFARYVEDSRAELRKVTWPTMKDTRKSTLAVLFFVAVMAVVLGLVDLGLSSLIKFILS; this is encoded by the coding sequence ATGGCGAAGAAAGCGGTTCAAACCGGCGAGACCAAGGCTGAAAACACTCCCAACCCCATTGCCCGCTTTGCACGATATGTGGAAGATTCCCGTGCAGAGCTGCGCAAGGTCACCTGGCCGACCATGAAAGATACCCGCAAGTCCACCCTTGCGGTGCTCTTTTTCGTAGCGGTCATGGCTGTTGTTCTGGGCCTTGTCGATCTGGGGCTTTCCTCCCTCATCAAGTTCATCCTCTCCTAG
- the rpmG gene encoding 50S ribosomal protein L33 translates to MRVNIILACTECKRRNYSTVKNKRNTTGRLEMKKYCPWDKKHTLHRETR, encoded by the coding sequence ATGAGAGTCAACATCATTCTGGCCTGCACCGAGTGCAAGCGTCGCAACTACAGCACCGTGAAGAACAAGCGTAATACCACGGGCCGCCTGGAGATGAAGAAGTATTGTCCTTGGGACAAGAAGCACACGCTGCACCGGGAAACCAGGTAA
- the tuf gene encoding elongation factor Tu: MGKEKYTRTKPHVNIGTIGHIDHGKTTLTAAITKIAGLKGEGKFISYDEIDKAPEEKERGITIATAHVEYETDKRHYAHVDCPGHADYIKNMITGAAQMDGGILVVAATDGPMPQTREHILLARQVGVPQLVVFLNKCDLVDDEELLELVELEVRELLSSYDFPGDDVPVIRGSALKALECDDPNAPEAKCIIDLLNACDTFIPEPQRDIDKPFLMPIEDVFSISGRGTVVTGRVERGVIKVGDVVEIVGIKPTAQTTCTGVEMFRKLLDQGQAGDNIGVLLRGTKRDEVERGQVLAAPKSITPHKKFKAEVYVLSKEEGGRHTPFFSGYRPQFYFRTTDITGVINLPEGVEMVMPGDNSQFIVELIAPIAMEAGLRFAIREGGRTVGSGVVTEIIE, translated from the coding sequence ATGGGCAAGGAAAAATACACCCGCACGAAGCCCCATGTGAACATCGGCACCATCGGTCACATCGACCACGGCAAGACCACGCTGACCGCCGCCATCACCAAGATTGCCGGTCTGAAGGGCGAAGGCAAGTTTATCTCCTACGACGAAATCGACAAGGCTCCTGAAGAAAAGGAACGTGGCATCACCATCGCCACCGCCCACGTCGAATACGAAACCGACAAGCGCCACTACGCTCACGTGGACTGCCCCGGCCACGCCGACTACATCAAGAACATGATCACCGGTGCTGCCCAGATGGACGGTGGTATCCTGGTGGTGGCCGCTACCGACGGTCCCATGCCTCAGACCCGTGAACATATCCTGCTTGCTCGTCAGGTGGGTGTGCCGCAGCTGGTGGTCTTCCTGAACAAGTGCGACCTGGTGGACGACGAAGAACTGCTGGAACTGGTGGAACTGGAAGTGCGCGAACTGCTGTCTTCCTACGACTTCCCCGGCGACGACGTTCCGGTGATCCGCGGTTCCGCCCTGAAGGCTCTGGAATGCGACGATCCCAACGCTCCCGAAGCCAAGTGCATCATCGATCTGCTGAATGCCTGCGATACCTTCATTCCTGAACCGCAGCGCGACATCGACAAGCCCTTCCTGATGCCCATCGAAGACGTGTTCTCCATCTCCGGCCGTGGTACCGTGGTGACCGGCCGTGTGGAACGCGGTGTCATCAAGGTTGGCGACGTGGTGGAAATCGTGGGTATCAAGCCCACCGCTCAGACCACCTGCACGGGCGTGGAAATGTTCCGCAAGCTGCTTGACCAGGGCCAGGCCGGCGACAACATCGGCGTGCTGCTGCGCGGCACCAAGCGTGACGAAGTGGAACGCGGTCAGGTTCTCGCCGCTCCCAAGTCCATCACGCCCCACAAGAAGTTCAAGGCTGAAGTGTACGTTCTGTCCAAGGAAGAAGGTGGCCGTCATACCCCGTTCTTCTCTGGCTATCGTCCCCAGTTCTACTTCCGTACCACTGACATCACCGGCGTGATCAACCTGCCCGAAGGCGTGGAAATGGTTATGCCCGGCGATAACAGCCAGTTCATCGTCGAACTGATCGCCCCCATCGCCATGGAAGCCGGTCTGCGCTTCGCCATCCGTGAAGGTGGCCGCACCGTGGGTTCCGGCGTGGTGACCGAAATCATCGAGTAA
- a CDS encoding dual CXXC motif small (seleno)protein, whose product MSYFAPRQAQTTLPCPHCGKPMLIVRTCHEAHMYCEHCRQSYDLARFITQADDAMETFLAGLYMDRI is encoded by the coding sequence ATGTCCTATTTTGCTCCCCGCCAGGCCCAGACCACGCTGCCCTGTCCGCACTGCGGCAAACCCATGCTGATTGTGCGCACCTGCCATGAGGCGCATATGTACTGCGAGCACTGCCGGCAATCATATGATCTGGCCCGCTTCATCACGCAGGCGGACGACGCCATGGAAACCTTTCTGGCCGGCTTGTACATGGACCGCATCTGA
- a CDS encoding phosphomannomutase, translated as MADLSCFKAYDVRGAVPDVLSPELVRAAGHAFVAETGAHHVVVGRDARLSGPLLRDALCLGLREAGAEVTDIGMCGTEEIYYAAFAQPFDGGIMITGSHNPAQENGLKMVRGGAIPISGDSGLDQIRRRTGEELDAPSPRALPREADLPPLHTACFRADYVAHLLRLSGGTDGLRPLAIHCEVGNGCAGLVLRELAPHLPYRLTISNAEPDGHFPHGVPNPLLPERREAAARGVLQNGADLGLAWDGDFDRCFFYDDQGTFIEGYYLVGLLAQATLERTPGARIVHDPRLYWNTQEMVRAAGGQPVISKAGHAFMKETMRACDAAYGAEMSAHHFFRDFAYCDSGMLPWLLVARLISRTGRSLRDMVRERMAAYPCSGEINRSVRDAAAVMAAIRAEFAPQALSEEHVDGLSLTFADWRFNLRASNTEPLLRLNVESRGDAALMQRMTDTLLQRIDALSRA; from the coding sequence ATGGCAGACCTTTCCTGCTTCAAGGCCTATGACGTGCGCGGCGCTGTTCCCGACGTGCTTTCTCCGGAACTGGTCCGTGCGGCCGGGCACGCCTTTGTGGCGGAAACAGGCGCACATCATGTGGTTGTGGGCCGGGATGCCCGCCTTTCCGGGCCGCTGCTGCGCGATGCGCTTTGCCTGGGCCTGCGCGAGGCCGGCGCCGAAGTGACCGACATCGGCATGTGCGGCACGGAGGAAATCTACTACGCGGCCTTTGCCCAGCCCTTTGATGGCGGCATCATGATCACCGGTTCCCACAATCCGGCCCAGGAAAACGGCCTCAAGATGGTCCGCGGCGGCGCCATTCCCATCAGCGGCGATTCGGGCCTGGACCAGATCCGCCGGCGCACGGGGGAAGAGCTGGACGCCCCGTCCCCCCGTGCCCTGCCCCGCGAAGCGGACCTGCCGCCCCTGCACACGGCCTGCTTCCGTGCGGACTATGTGGCCCATCTGCTGCGTCTTTCCGGGGGCACGGACGGCCTGCGCCCCCTGGCCATTCACTGCGAGGTGGGCAATGGCTGCGCCGGGCTGGTGCTGCGCGAGCTGGCCCCGCACCTGCCCTACCGCCTGACCATCAGCAATGCGGAACCGGACGGGCACTTTCCCCACGGTGTTCCCAATCCCCTGCTGCCCGAACGGCGCGAGGCCGCAGCCCGCGGCGTGCTCCAGAACGGGGCAGACCTGGGCCTTGCCTGGGACGGCGACTTTGACCGCTGCTTCTTCTATGATGACCAGGGGACCTTCATCGAGGGATACTATCTGGTGGGCCTGCTGGCGCAGGCCACCCTGGAAAGGACCCCCGGCGCCCGGATCGTGCACGATCCCCGCCTGTACTGGAATACGCAGGAAATGGTCCGCGCTGCCGGCGGGCAGCCCGTTATCTCCAAGGCCGGCCACGCCTTCATGAAGGAAACCATGCGCGCCTGCGACGCCGCCTATGGCGCGGAAATGAGCGCCCACCACTTTTTCCGCGACTTTGCCTACTGCGACTCGGGCATGCTGCCCTGGCTGCTGGTGGCCCGCCTCATTTCCCGCACGGGCAGAAGCCTCCGCGACATGGTGCGCGAACGCATGGCCGCCTATCCGTGCAGCGGCGAAATCAACCGCTCCGTCCGGGATGCGGCCGCCGTCATGGCGGCCATCCGTGCTGAATTCGCCCCCCAGGCCCTGAGCGAGGAACATGTGGACGGCCTTTCCCTGACCTTTGCGGACTGGCGTTTCAACCTGCGCGCCTCCAATACCGAGCCACTGCTGCGCCTCAACGTGGAATCCCGCGGTGATGCCGCCCTCATGCAGCGCATGACGGACACCCTGCTGCAGCGCATCGATGCCCTGAGCCGTGCCTGA